The following proteins are co-located in the bacterium genome:
- the gyrB gene encoding DNA topoisomerase (ATP-hydrolyzing) subunit B, whose protein sequence is MSAAQEYTADGIQVLKGLEAVRKRPAMYIGDTGARGLHHLVYEVVDNSIDEALAGFCHEIVVTILADGGIRVIDDGRGIPVDMHATEGKPALEVVMTSLHAGGKFDKGSYKVSGGLHGVGVSCVNALSVSLRAEVRRDGKVYVQEYVRGAPTGPVEPVAVNPGGDNGTTITFHPDPVIFPDTTYLFDTLKTRMRELAFLNKGLDISIVDEREGRQREEAFRYEGGIVEYVQWLNENKNALCGDPVYFEGEKDGVQVEIAMDYNDGYAENLFTFANNIPTHEGGTHLSGFRAGLTRTINAYAQKENLFKKELKGLSGDDVREGLTAVVSVKIPEPQFEGQTKTKLGNAEVKGQVEQLVNAALSQYLEENPGVAKKVVNKCVGAAQAREAARRARDLTRRKSALDSAALPGKLADCSNTNPEECEIYLVEGDSAGGSAKQGRDRSFQAILPLKGKILNVEKARLDKILGNDEVRTVITALGAGVGAGIFDIEKLRYHRIIIMTDADVDGSHIRTLVLTLFFRYFREVIEAGHVYIAEPPLYRVKKGNVEHYCYTDDQKDRHVEELGGKGVYVQRYKGLGEMNPGQLWETTMDPERRTLTRVNIEDAATADHVFTKLMGDEVEPRRRFIEENAHLVRYEDLDI, encoded by the coding sequence ATGAGCGCAGCACAGGAATACACGGCCGACGGCATACAGGTACTCAAGGGCCTCGAAGCCGTCCGCAAGCGTCCCGCCATGTACATCGGCGACACCGGGGCGCGCGGCTTGCACCACCTGGTCTACGAGGTGGTGGACAACTCCATCGACGAGGCGCTCGCCGGCTTCTGCCACGAGATCGTCGTCACCATCCTCGCCGACGGCGGCATCCGCGTGATCGACGACGGCCGCGGCATCCCCGTGGACATGCACGCCACCGAGGGCAAGCCGGCCCTCGAGGTCGTCATGACCAGCCTGCACGCGGGCGGCAAGTTCGACAAGGGCAGCTACAAGGTCTCGGGCGGCCTGCACGGCGTGGGCGTGAGCTGCGTGAACGCGCTGTCCGTCTCCCTCAGGGCCGAGGTGCGGCGCGACGGAAAGGTCTACGTGCAGGAGTACGTGCGCGGCGCGCCCACCGGCCCAGTGGAGCCCGTCGCCGTCAACCCCGGAGGGGACAACGGCACCACGATCACCTTCCACCCGGATCCCGTGATCTTTCCCGACACCACCTACCTGTTCGACACCCTCAAGACGCGCATGCGCGAGCTGGCCTTCCTGAACAAGGGGCTGGACATCTCCATCGTGGACGAGCGCGAGGGCAGGCAGCGCGAGGAGGCGTTCCGCTACGAGGGCGGCATCGTCGAGTACGTGCAGTGGCTCAACGAGAACAAGAACGCCCTGTGCGGGGATCCCGTCTACTTCGAGGGCGAGAAGGACGGCGTCCAGGTCGAGATCGCGATGGACTACAACGACGGCTACGCCGAGAACCTCTTCACCTTCGCCAACAACATCCCCACCCACGAGGGCGGCACCCACCTTTCCGGCTTCCGGGCCGGCCTGACGCGCACCATCAACGCCTACGCCCAGAAGGAGAACCTCTTCAAGAAGGAGCTCAAGGGCCTCAGCGGCGACGACGTGCGCGAGGGCCTGACGGCGGTGGTCTCGGTGAAGATCCCCGAGCCGCAGTTCGAGGGCCAGACCAAGACCAAGCTCGGCAACGCCGAGGTGAAGGGACAGGTGGAACAGCTCGTCAACGCGGCGCTGAGCCAGTACCTGGAGGAGAACCCGGGCGTCGCCAAGAAGGTGGTCAACAAATGCGTCGGCGCCGCCCAGGCGCGCGAGGCGGCGCGCCGCGCCCGCGACCTGACGCGCCGCAAGTCGGCGCTCGATTCGGCCGCGCTGCCCGGCAAGCTCGCCGACTGCTCCAACACCAATCCAGAGGAATGCGAGATCTACCTGGTGGAGGGCGATTCCGCCGGCGGCTCGGCCAAGCAGGGCCGCGACCGGAGCTTCCAGGCCATCCTGCCGCTCAAGGGCAAGATCCTCAACGTGGAGAAGGCGCGCCTCGACAAGATACTCGGCAACGACGAGGTGCGGACCGTGATCACCGCGCTGGGCGCGGGCGTCGGCGCGGGCATCTTCGACATCGAGAAGCTGCGCTACCACCGCATCATCATCATGACCGACGCCGACGTGGACGGCTCCCACATCCGCACGCTCGTGCTCACGCTCTTCTTCCGCTACTTCCGCGAGGTGATCGAGGCCGGGCACGTCTACATCGCCGAACCGCCGCTGTACCGCGTCAAGAAGGGCAACGTGGAGCACTATTGCTACACCGACGACCAGAAGGATCGGCACGTGGAGGAGCTGGGCGGCAAGGGCGTCTACGTGCAGCGGTACAAGGGACTCGGCGAGATGAACCCCGGGCAGCTGTGGGAGACGACCATGGATCCGGAGCGGCGCACGCTGACCCGGGTGAACATCGAGGACGCCGCCACGGCGGACCACGTCTTCACGAAGCTCATGGGCGACGAGGTCGAACCGCGCCGTCGCTTCATCGAGGAGAACGCGCACCTGGTCCGCTACGAAGACCTGGACATCTAG
- a CDS encoding DUF721 domain-containing protein yields the protein MNDERHKSRPERVDAIIGSVLDSTGLAARARERSVLEAWAAIVGDKAAAHTRAEDIADGVLTIAADHAAWRHELSLLFPAIIEKYNARHGEGTVREIRWRRGGTR from the coding sequence ATGAACGATGAACGCCACAAGTCGAGGCCCGAGCGCGTGGACGCGATCATCGGGTCCGTACTCGACAGCACGGGACTCGCGGCCCGGGCGCGGGAACGATCCGTGCTCGAGGCGTGGGCGGCGATCGTGGGCGACAAGGCGGCCGCGCACACGCGCGCGGAGGACATCGCGGACGGAGTGCTGACCATCGCAGCCGATCACGCAGCCTGGCGGCACGAGCTCTCCCTGCTCTTTCCCGCCATCATCGAGAAGTACAACGCGCGCCATGGCGAGGGCACCGTGCGCGAGATCCGCTGGCGACGCGGAGGGACCCGATGA
- the recF gene encoding DNA replication and repair protein RecF (All proteins in this family for which functions are known are DNA-binding proteins that assist the filamentation of RecA onto DNA for the initiation of recombination or recombinational repair.), which produces MRLREASLLGFRNLAEVQLGFSPGVNIFVGGNGQGKSNLLEALNYPALGRSYRGSPDRELIAFGRETAQARIEAAAEDDAAQIFEFALQRDGGRRFRVDGEALRRKHHLVGRLATVVYDPQTVELVRGGPDNRRRFLDAGLSGLDREYLHHLRCYRRALRHKMRLLRDMRGGYRPDPRLRSDLEIWNREMAEHAVPLLSRRALYVRELTSVATQVHGEFTGGDSRLQLVYSQGVDIDQKDLSEADLKAEILRVFDYIIEDEIKRGRSLAGPHTDDVEIQLEGMRLRDFGSQGETRSAAIALKLAQGELVFRKRRTRPVLFFDDIFSELDRKRSRRLQDMTARDHQIFIATARAEDVQEWYPGQTRRWTIRAGRIEAER; this is translated from the coding sequence ATGAGACTGCGCGAGGCAAGTCTGCTGGGCTTCCGCAACCTGGCGGAGGTCCAGCTCGGTTTTTCCCCCGGCGTGAACATCTTCGTGGGCGGCAACGGGCAGGGCAAGAGCAACCTGCTCGAGGCGCTGAACTACCCCGCGCTCGGCCGCTCGTATCGCGGTTCGCCGGACAGGGAACTCATAGCCTTCGGGCGGGAGACGGCGCAGGCCAGGATCGAGGCGGCCGCAGAGGACGACGCCGCGCAGATCTTCGAGTTCGCCCTGCAGCGCGACGGCGGCCGCCGTTTCCGCGTCGACGGCGAGGCGCTGCGCCGCAAGCATCACTTGGTGGGACGTCTCGCCACGGTCGTCTACGACCCGCAGACGGTCGAACTGGTGCGCGGGGGGCCCGACAACAGGCGCCGCTTCCTGGACGCCGGCCTGAGCGGTCTCGACCGCGAGTACCTCCATCACCTCCGCTGCTACCGCCGCGCGCTGCGTCACAAGATGCGCCTGCTGCGCGACATGAGGGGCGGCTACCGTCCCGATCCGCGACTGCGCTCGGACCTGGAAATCTGGAACCGGGAGATGGCCGAACACGCCGTTCCCCTGCTCTCCCGGAGGGCTCTCTACGTACGGGAATTGACCTCGGTGGCGACGCAGGTCCACGGGGAATTCACGGGTGGGGATTCCCGCCTGCAACTCGTTTATTCCCAAGGGGTTGATATAGACCAAAAAGACCTCTCCGAAGCCGATTTAAAGGCGGAAATCTTACGTGTTTTTGATTATATTATAGAGGATGAGATCAAGCGGGGACGCAGCCTCGCTGGGCCCCATACCGACGATGTAGAAATCCAGCTCGAAGGGATGCGTCTGAGGGATTTCGGATCGCAGGGCGAGACCCGTTCCGCGGCGATCGCCCTGAAGCTCGCCCAGGGCGAACTGGTCTTCCGGAAACGCCGGACAAGGCCCGTTCTCTTTTTCGACGACATCTTCAGCGAGCTGGACAGGAAGCGCTCCCGGCGGCTCCAGGACATGACCGCACGCGACCATCAGATCTTCATCGCGACCGCACGAGCCGAAGACGTTCAGGAGTGGTATCCCGGTCAAACGAGGAGATGGACGATTCGCGCCGGAAGGATCGAAGCTGAGCGATGA
- the dnaN gene encoding DNA polymerase III subunit beta — MKFKIQQADLQNALGIVANVVPGKTTMPILTCVLLEAEDDKLTVSATNLDMSVMTGKGNVNVKRGGRMAVPAAKFVSFVRSLSSGEVEVSEKDGRVSVVSGKASLSESSMNADEFPALPVLDGNKGLEVETGVLVRMIKSTAYAVSRDETRPALMGILWELKPTSLTMVATDAHRLARIVRKADWGIKDVATLITDTQGLLQFARLAEGVEKSEVFFTENQLSFHIGETILHTRLLEGPFPDYTAVIPKSNSMTMTIDREAFINAVRRVSITADRVTSQIRLGIEDGRLELSATGTDGSRAEDELPVAYDGDAMEIGFNYNYLLDVLKNIDADSVELSMKDPQSAALVSPAGTGDDGDDLLCLLMPLRLTTD, encoded by the coding sequence GGGCATCGTCGCCAACGTGGTTCCGGGCAAGACGACCATGCCGATCCTGACCTGCGTCCTGCTCGAAGCCGAGGATGACAAGCTGACCGTCTCGGCGACAAACCTCGACATGTCGGTGATGACCGGCAAGGGCAACGTGAACGTGAAACGCGGCGGCCGGATGGCCGTACCGGCGGCGAAATTCGTCTCTTTCGTGCGCAGCCTCTCGTCTGGCGAGGTCGAGGTTTCGGAGAAGGACGGACGCGTGAGCGTCGTATCCGGCAAGGCCAGCCTCAGCGAATCGAGCATGAACGCGGACGAGTTTCCCGCGCTGCCGGTCCTGGACGGGAACAAGGGTCTGGAGGTGGAGACGGGCGTCCTGGTCCGCATGATCAAATCCACGGCCTACGCCGTATCGCGCGACGAAACGCGTCCCGCCCTGATGGGCATTCTCTGGGAGCTCAAACCCACGTCCTTAACCATGGTGGCGACCGACGCGCACCGCCTGGCCCGCATCGTGCGCAAGGCCGACTGGGGCATCAAGGACGTCGCGACCCTGATCACCGACACCCAGGGCCTCCTGCAGTTCGCGCGCCTGGCCGAAGGGGTGGAGAAATCCGAGGTCTTCTTCACCGAAAACCAGCTCAGCTTCCACATCGGCGAGACGATCCTCCACACGCGCCTGCTGGAAGGGCCGTTCCCCGACTACACGGCGGTCATTCCCAAGTCGAACAGCATGACCATGACCATCGATCGCGAGGCCTTCATCAACGCGGTGCGGCGCGTGTCGATCACCGCGGACCGCGTCACGAGCCAGATCCGGCTGGGCATCGAGGATGGACGTCTCGAGTTGAGCGCCACCGGCACCGACGGCAGCAGGGCCGAGGACGAATTGCCGGTCGCCTACGATGGCGACGCCATGGAGATCGGGTTCAACTACAACTACCTGCTCGACGTCCTGAAGAACATCGACGCGGACTCGGTGGAGCTGTCCATGAAGGATCCCCAGAGCGCGGCGCTGGTCTCGCCCGCCGGCACGGGGGACGACGGCGACGATCTGCTCTGCCTGCTGATGCCCCTGCGCCTGACCACGGACTAG